ATGGATGATGGAATCTCAATCAAACTCCCACAATCACAAAAATTTATCTCTTCCAGGCTTGTCATCATAGAAAAATCAGGGACTATTTTCAGATGCTTTGAGCGAGTAAGATCAAGAGATTTTAAGTTTGGCAAACACTGCATAACACAAATACACGAAATAATTTTTAACTATAAATTGTCAGAAAGCCCATATATAGACAGTCAGTGGCATGCAAGGAGGGGCAGctcataatttttcataattttttttatcattcatAATAACATAAAAATCCTATATCATTTATTCCTAtccatttttcatatttttcataattttaaaatgcACTTTCAAAGTAAAATTTATCTTtagttaaaattgaaattttaattaagcaaataaaaagcataattatattttaatgatatatttttttagctacaaatatttacattaattataagaaataaataatcaatttacAAAAATGtaatgaaattatttatttttattatattttttagacTATATAGgcggcaacaatacattaatttAATgttagaaaacattttcatatttataaatgaattttttctaaattaaaaaaaagtgttatattattattattattattattattattattattattattatgtgcaAAGATAAATATGTTCCtttatatttttcaattaaattaattattttatataaacatATTTTTCCTTTAAAGCCTAAATCCAACACCGTGGACATTCTTATACATACTAAGTtttggattagattagaattgtaGTAGAGAaactttctaataattaaattaaatcattagCCTTTCTAAATCATATGATATGATCAGCCCTTtactaaaggaaaaaaaaaaaaagaaattatattaACCACATATGTAGGATTTGTTAACAAAAATTTTACTCAATAATATACAATTATGACTATAATATAGTTAACCCTaagattttctattcaataaattcAGTAAGTTATTTACAAAATGATGagaaaaaaattacttaaaatatcTTGAAATTTTTCGATTGGTGaactctaaaatttttttttttttttttttttttttttttttttttaaatctaggGGCTTagcaataaaatttttaattgatgaaATTGTAAAGGGAAAAAATGAAACAAAGACAGATATATATGCAAAGCTTACCGTAGATCCATTCCAGAGCTCTTCAACTTCGCTACGTGGCATGATGAGGTGGACAAGGTTTTCCCTGGAAAAATTTAATGGCAAAGACTTGAAAGGGTATTTTTCCCAATGAAGTAACCTCAACTTGTTAGGAAGACATTTTAGACTTGAAAGGGTATTCAAGTTGGGCATTCGTGAGAAGACTGAATCATTCAAACGTACCCTTCTAATTTCAGACAGGTTCAAAAGTAGGCCTTCAACTGCTTCATTTGCCTAACAATCAATATCACAGAGAAAGAGGAAGTTATACATCAATACTTTGCAAAGAAATACCTTGTAATTTCTTTTAAATGATATCATAATGTTTTACTTATATATACCTTATTATTAGTTGAGGTCAACATATCACAGATGTCATTAGAATTGCATAATATGATACCCTTCCGCCGAGCAATATCTTGACCCATTTCCGCTATCAGATCGTGCATCTCTAACATGTCATCCACAATAGTTACGAGACACCTATCCATTAGACGAATTATTCCCCAATGTGTATGAAAATCACAACCAAGTATATCTTCTACCATGCTTTTGTGATCTCTATTGAAGAAACAagcaatatataaaaatattttcttctcCATTTCATCTAAATCATTATAACTTATTTCTAAGACTTTCGTAATCTTGCAGTCAGGAAATCTCTTCAGTTTAGTCAATGCACTTTCCCATTCTTCAGGAGTCTTTTTGCACAAATAGGAACCCAAAACTTTGAGAGCTAACGGAACACCTTTACAATAAGTTTGTACCCTTTCACACAACTCCATGTATTCCACCGGAGGATGCTTTTGTTTGAAGGCTTTCATACTTAACAGCTGACGAGCATCACCATAATTCATTCCCTTAACCTCATATACTTCTTCAGCACTGCTAAGGACTTGTTTGTCTCTACTTACTAAAATGATTCTACTTCCCAGCCCAAAACAATCATCATCATTTATAGCTAAAGCTTCTAGTTGCTCTGGATCATTAACATCATCAAGAACAGCAAGAACTTTCTTCCTATTAAGTGAATCCTTAATGAAAGTGGGTACCACACTGAGCATTTCTATATTTCTAATTTCAATCCCCAAGAGTTCCGAAAAAAAGCTTTTTCTTAAATCAACTAGCCCATATTTTTCTGATTTTTCCCTAACATTGCGAAGAAAGCAAAAGCAATCAAATTGATTACATATTCGACTAAATAGAATTTCAGCTATGGTGGTCTTTCCAATACCACCCATTCCCCAAATTCCTATTACCCGAATGTTTGTTGGCTCAATACATAACAATGACATAATTTTATCAACATGTGAATCAATCCCAACTAAGCCCATAGAATCAGCATACGATCTGGAAAACAATTTCTCCAGAATGCTGTCAGCGACTTCTTCACATAGTTGGGATTCATGCCTAAAACAATAAGATGAATAGACAATGTAACAAGTCCatgataataaataaaagaatagAGAAAGAACATATACAATTTTAACAACttgatatataattttaatatatgcaTGAGTATAGATTAAAACTACAGGTCATGTATCATTTCATACAAATACAAAAGTAGAGGAAATAAATGTATTGACAAATATTTTTAAAGTAAGGTTTTTATTATCAAATCCTTCCCagaaattaaggttttaattATCAAGTCCTTTCCAGAAATTGAGTGAagttttttattatcattttggcATTTTAAGTTCTTGGCTGGAAAGTTTAAAGGTTCCATAATTAGTTTTTATATTATACAGGTGCAGAGCTAAAAACAGTTGGAATCCCATCAACATCAGAGGGGCTTACGCGAAAGAACCAATCGCCTCATTAattaagaaatatttaaattttctctcATGGGGACTGTAgaaggggggcgtgaggcgaaatatcatccattagaattatataaaatgcaccaggtaatgcccaggaaagatggtggagtcacaatggtctcacttaagtaccacctccttagacagcatttcctagacatgcacttcatacaatcctaatagaatcaaaccactggtaagtaccgtcttcccataacactaccacggtactaaggatttatgccacgaaggcatagatagacaggagtcgccacccgggtaataaccgggacatattcagtgtttcttccgagggtcatggatggcaacttactccttgcagagtttccacaaccgtcattaccatagcccaatgtctaggttcgggatagtgggtacgtaaggggaaggtgttaggcaccccttacgcctggtctaacctcgttaattcgagtgccagtcctctactaatgtttctagaagtcttgtttattattcatttattaaactttatcctaaaaaatgcaattctaatcctacacacgcaagtaattcacaaaagggttgttgtttacacacaattttcatgcacaagtaattcctatctatggggttgctaattatttaaatgatatttaccagatgactaaaattaatttattattgagaatttaatttacaaacaaattcaatttcaaataaccctacgtttctatttaacctaattaattaattttcaccaagttaccctaaggataattgaactaagttaattatgtacatgtgtaatttattctaatatcacataaggcccaaacaatcacaacctaataaagatttctaacatgcaaatttattttacaattactaagtattaaattaaatttatttacatgccaatgttagtttaatttacaaacaagattaattttaatttacaaagtatttatttaaattaattacatgcaaaagtcagttaaattaaaaacaaagttaattttaatttaccaaataaaagttctattattactacaatttcatgccaatggttattcgataagtttagagttacttacctgttggtaaatgcagttgccattggggcaagctacccttaaaaaagggtcttctcttctagtatggcaatgatatccctggcttactcccatttagctccatataagctccacgcaaatgccctctttggtacttaccttagggttacttatcaattttgtttgtaataaaaaataaagaaactaaagaaaataaaagaaataaagaaaatattaataacaatttacattggattctaactctagtctcctaaagggttaagattcctaattaattacaactacctaatggtctaagtcttctaacattatccaaacacttcataacacttcttgaattaaaagaacacagaaaaaatagatcaaatatcaattaaaacccaagaaaatacaagaacatgcataaatatacaatttttaaattctggcagattaacagtagcaagaaatccaattttttaaaaatagttatacatgcctaaaaatcataaaaaaaattacagaagatagcctacatatcatacaagattataaaatttataaatcaaacaaaaccctaaccgAATGGTCtatataaatcgtaacttttctaagtgacagaatcatactacttttttgtaaaattcataactcattaaccacaacagatattaATGCGAAacaaattggaaaagattcataagattctgaagttaattttagacactagatttgcacaaaaatattaaggaacaaaggAGATATGGGCTCTACaaatcggatatcctgcaaatcagattttacaggaaccgtaacttcaaacagccataacttacaaaatattaaagcttttttagttattctcgagcctaaaattaatggaatttcgtgtagaatatgaatataatttttacaaattttttacagattcagaaaataaagaaaaataataaaaatacgagagacagaaactaaatatgtgcagagttgtgtatcccctcaaattaaacatgattacatgatctatatgaacatataaaataaattgaagacaaagagcatagaattaaaatattgtgtggcatagatcttgaaaagaaaacaataaaaactgaccttccagaaatcttgtatgcaaatcttcttgaagaaaagaaaaaataaggaagaactcaaagagtcttgaatatctctaaatttcttatagctctgaattttctcttcctctttcctctcatcctcctctttttttttttttttttttttttatcagtggggtgtttatagggttttggaagagaggtgtgataggatttggagtctcaaggtgataaagtttagatgacttaaacaactacgattgcagaattcgaataagactgggatatgggtgaggtgtttcaaccaataggaagacaggaaaaaatggaaggcaccaatagggagtgaggaagaagtgtggtagggtttggagtcctagtgtgatcaagttcagataacttaaatgattaggattgatgaatttggatgagactgaaatacgggtgaggtgttccaaccaatagaaagagagggaaagaggATGACACCAATAAGgaatgaggaagagagtggggccaaggagtagagagatattttgttattttaattttcagaaaataattaaatgggtcccatttaaaattcctaactaggctttcttaggcccgtgGAAGCCAATTAAACTTAGTTAGATCCATTTATGAACTACCCATatcaaatttaaacaaaacaaaattttatttaaattaaattaatttcccaaaaagcgtattattttttttttcaagatcatgccacgaaattaataattcagttctatgccttcaattatatcttacagtcatacaatttttcatcatcgggtttcccacggcctcaatgcacatactcatcacaaaataagggtctacagggaCAACTTTTgtagtataaaattaaaaaataaagataacTTAACTGGATACAAGAAAGAAAAGGTGGGTTTTGTAGTATAAATTCAAAAaatagaaataatttaactgGATACTAGAAAGAGAAGGTGGGTTCATAAACCTGATGTCTCCGTTGTATATCTTTTGTGGCAGTTGTAGAGTCCTCTATAATTTGAGATTTTAATTATAAGATCTTAAACTCAAGTAACTATAATCTATAGTTAATTAATTATGCACCATATATTGTTCTATCACCATTAAGTATGCAGTTGTGGAGTCCTTCATTTGTTAATTAAGTTCTCACTAGGGGATATAATTACAAAAAGTTAATGATTAATTTAGACGGTAGAAACGAAATTAAACCTTAAAAAAGTAGAGattgattttatattttattttcaataaaatagaatttaaatattttataaaattattaaatttttaaaatataatttattaataaaaataaatttttatgcaacttattatttaaaatatataaaattaaataggtgctagtattttttgaataataataatcgGGTTTATGATAAGTTcgagataataaattttaatcgagttTAGAAAGGATTcgagttttaaaaatattaattagatttggATAGGATGATTTTCTCGATAGCCTAATCGTTACCGGTGTCGGAGCGTAGGAATTCAAAGTAGGAGggttcaatttttttattaaatggagtgtccaattaaaatatataatttataaaaataatataaataaaataataaaagttgaTAATAAAATTTGTTTAGATTAAATTGAtttgttaaaaattaattgaaattgttattaatttaaaaatataatatatgtttaatattataaatttttgaaCTTAAAAtggcttaaaattaaaaaaaaaattatctaattTAGTTTATGGGTACGTTGAAATTTTAGTAATGAAagattctaataataataatgaattatgaataaaAAGTTACTAAAGTTATTCAAATCGataaaaaagataataaaagATCTAATAATATtgtctaataatttaaatttcaaaacaTAAAAGTTAGTATTTATAGAtttattaaaaaagtaaaataatggAGATTTTTTTAGTAAAAATATTTATGTTTCATTGTTGATATCattcttttaataaaaaaaacaaaggatttagagttttttttttttaaattactaataaatgactaaaaatttttaaatattgatcCTTTGCTCCatcaaaatttggtaaaaatagtaaaaaatactaaatttttaaaaattactcaacttctaaaaaattttaaaattgtaagGAGTCCAGTGCTCATCAAAATATACAGGgcaacaattattttttttttttaaattactattaCACCCTTCAAAATTTTTGTAGAAATGAGATGTGTTGCAAATAATTAATCAAAGTCATACTGGTTATGAAGAATTACATGTTGCAATGTTTTTAAAATCAGATTGACAATTGAATCGATCTACTAACCATTTCACCGATTGGAAAGATTTAAGcaattagattaattaaaaaaaaaactggttgaaaataatttaaattttgaaaatttttatttttctattgataattaaaataaataaattgaattaGACCAAACCAGTTGCCTGGTCTAGTTCCCAATTTAGAGGGTATTTGATTCACTTATTAGGTAcaactgatagctgatagacacccaaacaggtGAATTATAGTATTTGGCAAGCTTCAAAAAACAAAAATGATAGCTGATTGCAACTGATATGGTatccatcagctgcagtttgtatcaattctatttttagagctgtttctcattaGCTAATAGctgatttagttttattttttattttgaccatattattttttttttatttaacttgaaaattaatattattaatgtttttatattttttatttataaatttaacattttaattaacgtattttaactttgttaaaatattttttattatcaacataaaatataaaatatttatttatatctaaaaacttaaaattaattatatgtttttctattaacaataataattattttattatcttatttatatttttaaagttatttaattattttaaataataattattttttgatttcaataataaaataaataatataatataatagattaataattatatatttatttaaataatataataaatgatataatataatgtaataaatttataattttatatttatttaaataataaaataaattatatcatatatacccttattagttatTTCACATATAACAGTAacaactaaatataattttacaaaaAACTTAACATAAAATAActaacagtaacagctatcaACGATTATCAGCTttattcaacagttaaaccaaacaagCACTTAAACAGTTCAGCCAGCCAGCCAGCGAGTCGAGTCCAATACTGAAAACAATTACCTGTAGTCACTGGAAACCCATCCAGATAGATTGCCTGCTTCCATCAACGCAGTGCGCCACTTCTCCACAACGTCTAAGCTGTGCTTTGAATTTTCTTTGACTTTCCCAAATGCTTCTCCAAATTTCCCAGTCTGTTTTCTAACATCGGAAGGATTTACACGGTAGAAAATGGGTAAAACCTTTCGCCCTAATTTTTTCTCGCAGTCAATTATCTTCACTAGTTCATCTAGGCACCACCGAGAGGATGCATAATTTTCTGAGAAAATTACTACAGAAATCTTGGATTCTTCAATCGCTTTCATGAGCGCTGGCGAGATCCCTTCTCCTCTCTCAAGGATATCGTCTATGAATGTTGTAATATTTTTCCGGCAAAGGGCAGCATGAAGGTGACTAGTAAAATTGTGACGAGTTTCAATTCCCCTAAAGCTAAGGAAAACATCATAGCTAGTTTTACAGGAGAAGGCTAAAGATGAAGTAGAAGCCATATTTGACAAGCACGGTTttgtttggtagaaaagaaaatagaggAATTGCAGTGAAAGATGGAAGAATGCTAAACCTTGGAACTATTTATAGTTGATCTGAACCCACCATTTTCTATTCTTGCTCTTTCACCTGATGGattgtgtatatatataaaagagagtTGTTGCCTCCTTCAACGCATATGGGCTCAAGAGGAAAGTAAGAGGAAACTGGGAGGCACGACTTTTCTAAAGCAACTCTTTCTTAATTTAAGTCAGTCTGtgcattcaaaaaaaaaaaactctttttgttatttataaaaatacgataaaatatatttatcatcatatatatgtatatttatatttataaattattaccaATTCATATTATATCGTGGTTAATAATTTTTAGTAACATAATTTACTTTGCTTGTAATTTTAACAATGACAGTATCATATTAATTTGTTACTAATAATTTttagtaaaatatatttattattaaatttataaataactttaattttataataattctaTAATCATAatcctattaattcattaaaaaaattatttaatttattataataaaattaataaaaacctAAAACACTAAATATgacttttactaatttattttattaattgttctaaatatttacaaacttataatataaaaaataaaatttattttaattatataagtgTAGGAAAGAGGGAAGAATAATAGGATAAACAAAAACATCTTAACGTAATTATAAAATTACTAGTATAAATTAACtctttaattaacataattataaaactattattcaaagattaactatttaattaaataaaaaatttacatttatataaatagatatgAAATTATAATCCTATTCATTTATAACTATTTTATTTGTTACAGATTTATAACtttgttgaaaaaaaaatatttggaatgattataaatttaaatttttattttaaattcaaatatAACAACTACTTTATTGATTATAAATTTATAgctattttttgaaaaaaaaaattattgataccgacaaaaatataattttaaccaaatttagaatttatatatataaatttttttaactattttaatttcaaaataaaatatttttatattctttaattattttcagctataataaattaaaaaataattttattgaaaaaataacaaaattattagaatattatttgaattttgaCTAATTTAATTAGACAGAATAAAACTAACGCTAATTTTTTAATcttgataaaattaataaaattaaaaatttaaataaaattaaaaaaatttcttaaattttttttatttattagtcctattttcaaataaattatttttttatcaataaaatattttaatttataaatttataaaaattaaaaatactattcgTAAAAATCATTTAgactttatataaaataaattttgatttctgcattaaaagataataaaataccataatatcaaatattaatgctcatttactttaaaattttgtcaatttaattgaatttcttttttgtaaattatttattcaaatcgaagctttaaaaaaaatttagtacacataaaagtgaaaagaaaggGGAACAAATGGCAATATGGCACATCAGGATAATATATTTACATATATTCATGCAAATAaagtgaaaattaaaaatatatatatttttttttaaaaaataaatcacaaaaaatagattataaacaaataatatattttatatttctgCTCTAATTCTTGGTTTCCTTTGTAGAGTCTTACAAAAGGACCTATATTCCTCTCTAATTTCTTGATTCTTTCTTAGTTTCTTACAAAAGAACATACAATCCCTTCTAATTTTTTAGTTCGTTCTTGGAAGCTTAAAAAAATCTACACTCATTCTCTTATTTCTTAATTCCTTGTTAAGTCTTACAAAACAACTTATACTCTAATTTATTGGTTTCTTGTTAGACTCTTAGAGTAGGAATGTAAAATGAATGCAAATAGGCAATGAATCTTTACATAAGATTGCATTATCAAtgcaatttaaaaattttaaaatgtaatcaatggtattaaaattattattttaatattataagttctttaatttaaatttcaatgaaaataaataaaaaattaataattaaatttaacaatattttatgtatttgagGGAGCTTGGAATTGTAATTTGTTAGttgtatataaaaattaaaaaaaaatgataatttatttaaaaaaaaaaaaaaagaaacgagACTTTCTCCTGAGGATGGTAAATTAGGTTACTCGCGAAAATCATCTGAACTCAATTAACATTCTTAAAACTCTATATTATCTTAAACTCTCGtaacacgtctccacttcaaccatccggcgttaatttatgactaacatcctcctcacatctcccGTCTACTTGAAGGAataagccgagatatttaaaataattactttgggacagtatcactcAATCCAATACCTAACATATAAAATTCAAATCCAATCCGAATGCGACACATATATTAGTTTTCAAATccaaatttattttaaatcaaattatacattattaaatttatcttattaaatttaaataaaaaaattcacaAAAATCCAACTAATTGCCATCCTGAATTATCTATATAACTTTACTAGTGTAGGCCTTGTATcttctttagtttttttttttttttttataccttcttttaaatacaaaccaaaaaaaaaaaggtaaatatAAGAGAGGACTAAAGACTTTTTAAAGTTACAATTATTTACTGTAGCTTATAGGAATTTTCAACAAATaaattgttagcataattatagcaattagcataattatagcaattagcataattacagtaattaattaatatgattataggagatttatagcataattatagcaattattattcttgtctaaattagctcatatttctaaattagttcatattctcatgtataaatagatgtaatatctctgtaaatgagacagacaaagacacagacaaatacacaatccttttcttgTCACAAAGTCTTTAGCTCCGTACCGGTGCTCCATTAGCTTCATGATGTCTACAAACTTCTCTGGGGGAAGCTCATGTCTTGCCTTCAACTTTCCTGCAACATTCATCACAGATGCAATGTTTGACAAGCTAAAGGGATGTTGGCCTTCATGTAGTCGCAATGAGAACATTGTGGCTGTCAACCCACTCCCATAAGAGAACAGTGTCACCCGCTTGCCTGCCAATTCAGTATGTTTACTGTGAAGGAGGGATGCAAATGCTGCATACAAAGATGCAGTGTACATATTGCCAACTTGCTTTGGTATCAAAGTGGTTGGTTTCACTTTCGCATCATAAAGGGGCTTGGCAACTTGTTGGGATACCTTTTCAAGATCCCGGTTTTGGTAGCTTTCATCACCAGATAAATTTGAAAACGGTGCCAGCTTTTCTTTAGCAGTCTCATCAATAGAGCTGGCATTCCTCACAAAGTCATTGAACACCAAACGAGCAAAGCTTTTCTGTACAAGCTTGTTGTAAGGAGAATGAAATACAAAATATTCAGCATCAGAAATAGAGAATTGCTTGCCTTCAAATTTCTCATACTTGGCACAGAAATGTTTGTAGCAAGAATCAAGAGCCATGAGGTAGCATGTTTGGGAAAGCTTGCCATCCACAACTGGATATTCACTAGCCAGGTTGGGCTTGTAAAAATCATAAGCATGAGACATATGGCTCCCCCTAAATTTGCTTTCAAAAGCAATAGGTGCATCTGGACCTACTAAAATCGCAATGGCTGCAGCTCCTCCAGTTGGTCGGGCTGGACCCTCTGCATAGACCGCACTGTCAGTACACACTACAAGTCCATAGCGTCCATCCCATGAACTGCTCTCAACCCAATTGACACAGTTGAATAAAGCTGCAGTCCCCCCATAACATGCATTTGTTGAGTCAACGCCTTCAATGTCAGTGTTTCCGAATTTCTCGAAAATTTGCATCAAGAAGGTTTTAATAGATTTGCTCTTGTCGATCACAGTCTCACTGCCAACTTCCAGACGACCGATTTGTTTAGGATCAATATTATACTTGTCGAGGAGTGAAGTAACTGCAGTCAAACTCATTGAGATGACATCTTCCACCTCAGTACAAAATGCCATGCAATCCTGTCCAAGTCCAATGGTGTATTTCCCTTTGCTTGCACCATCATGAGCCTCCAGTGCTTCCTGCTGAACAAAGGTAGGAGGAAAGTAGATGTCCACAGCGAGAATTCCCACATTCTTTGCCATTTCTCTACGCCTCTCCAATTCCTCCTCGACACAACAGCCGCAAAACTAAAAGAAATCAAATGGAAAAAAAACAGAAGCAGGCAGGAAGCAGCAGCTGCAATTCTCTCTTTTGTACAGAGATTTAAAAAAGTTTCAGGAAAAAAAATGAAACTAAATTGAGAAGAGAAACTGTGAATTAAGGAGAGGGGTCCCTGGAAGCAGCaaggagagaaaaagagagactgAGAAGGATGATTATAGAGGCTCACATGAAGGTTGTTGAGCTTATAtagaaaaaaaaacataaatcaataattataaaatattttttctctaaaattcaattaattattgtcttttttttttcttttaatcaatCAGCTTTTATCAATATTTCAACAAATCATATTCGGTCAACAACTAAAATTGATGATCTGTAAATGCTTTATTGGTTCGCATGTTTAAATCGTTGCATCATTCTGACTTGTATCCTTCCCACGCGTGAACATGTGCCTGCCATGTCATATGACAATAGCTTTAGTGTTTTTATTccgttaataaaatataaatcaataattataaaatattttttcctCTAAAATT
This is a stretch of genomic DNA from Hevea brasiliensis isolate MT/VB/25A 57/8 chromosome 12, ASM3005281v1, whole genome shotgun sequence. It encodes these proteins:
- the LOC131171118 gene encoding hydroxymethylglutaryl-CoA synthase-like; amino-acid sequence: MAKNVGILAVDIYFPPTFVQQEALEAHDGASKGKYTIGLGQDCMAFCTEVEDVISMSLTAVTSLLDKYNIDPKQIGRLEVGSETVIDKSKSIKTFLMQIFEKFGNTDIEGVDSTNACYGGTAALFNCVNWVESSSWDGRYGLVVCTDSAVYAEGPARPTGGAAAIAILVGPDAPIAFESKFRGSHMSHAYDFYKPNLASEYPVVDGKLSQTCYLMALDSCYKHFCAKYEKFEGKQFSISDAEYFVFHSPYNKLVQKSFARLVFNDFVRNASSIDETAKEKLAPFSNLSGDESYQNRDLEKVSQQVAKPLYDAKVKPTTLIPKQVGNMYTASLYAAFASLLHSKHTELAGKRVTLFSYGSGLTATMFSLRLHEGQHPFSLSNIASVMNVAGKLKARHELPPEKFVDIMKLMEHRYGAKDFVTRKGLYDFRE